A stretch of DNA from Deinococcus seoulensis:
TTCCGGGCAAGAACCTGATCTTCCTGCTGATCCTCTCGACCCTGATGATCCCGACCGAGATGCTCGTCATTCCGTGGTTTGTGGGCGTCAGTGACCTTCAGTTGACCCGAAGCGTGCCCGGCGCGTACTTCGCGATCATGTTCCCCGGCCTGATCAGCGCGTTCGGCGTGTTCCTGATGCGGCAGTTCTTCGAGAGCCTCCCCACCGACCTGCTCGAAGCGGCCCGCATCGACGGCATGGGAGAATTCGGGATCTTCTGGCGGATTGCCATGCCGCTCGTTCGCCCCGCGCTGGCCAGCCTGGGCATCTTCACGTTCCTCGGGAACTGGAACGCGTTCCTGTGGCCACTGATCGTGATCCAGCAACCCCAGTTCCGCACGCTGCCGGTCGGCACGGCCCTATTCAACGGAGAAGCCGGAACGCAATGGGGGCTGATCATGGCGGCCAGCAGTCTCGCCGTGATCCCGGTCCTGATCGTATTCGCCATCTTCCAGAAGCAGATCATCGACGGCATCGTCCTGACCGGACTCAAGGGCTGACATGCAGGCCTCCCTGCTGGCCGTGCTGGCCCACCCGGACGACGAGGCCCTGCGCTGCGGCGGCACCCTCGCGCGCGCCGCCGCGCAGGGCGCGGACGTGACCCTGATCTGCCTCACGCGCGGTGAGGTCGGACGCAACACCGACCCCACCCTGACAGTCACCGACATGGGCGCGCAGCGGGAACAGGAACTCCAGGAAGCCTGCGCGCACCTCGGCATTCACCCACCGGTCTTCCTGGGCTACCACGACAGCGGACGCGGCGACCGCCTGCGCCAGGGCGACCCACTGGCCAGCATCAATGCCGATCCACTGGACATCGAGGCCCGCATTCTGGAGGTCATCCGCCGCGTGACCCCGCAGGTGATGCTGACCTTCGACCCGCACGGCATGTACGGCCATCCGGACCACCTCGTGGCCCACCGCGCCGCCACGGCCGCGTTCAGCCGCGCCGGAAATCACGGTGTGCCTGTGCAGCGCCTGTACTACGCCGCGCAGACCCACGAGGAGATGCGGCGCCTGCAAAGCGAGCAGCGCGGCGCGGGCCTGGGCGTCCTGAACGGCCTGAATCCCGACATCTACGCCGTGAGCCCCTGCACGGTCGCCGCGTGCATT
This window harbors:
- a CDS encoding carbohydrate ABC transporter permease — its product is MTSLTDPQPHVPTGPRRMNVGTALIYAGLTVGVIVTLFPFAWMLLTSLKGFQELFNLSFLPQQPTLDNYSQVLTQTKFLVWFGNSLLVAGITTLSVLFFDSLVGYTLAKFDFPGKNLIFLLILSTLMIPTEMLVIPWFVGVSDLQLTRSVPGAYFAIMFPGLISAFGVFLMRQFFESLPTDLLEAARIDGMGEFGIFWRIAMPLVRPALASLGIFTFLGNWNAFLWPLIVIQQPQFRTLPVGTALFNGEAGTQWGLIMAASSLAVIPVLIVFAIFQKQIIDGIVLTGLKG
- a CDS encoding PIG-L deacetylase family protein, which encodes MQASLLAVLAHPDDEALRCGGTLARAAAQGADVTLICLTRGEVGRNTDPTLTVTDMGAQREQELQEACAHLGIHPPVFLGYHDSGRGDRLRQGDPLASINADPLDIEARILEVIRRVTPQVMLTFDPHGMYGHPDHLVAHRAATAAFSRAGNHGVPVQRLYYAAQTHEEMRRLQSEQRGAGLGVLNGLNPDIYAVSPCTVAACIDVRAHAAQKLAALRAHRSQTGPLSTLGTLSSAQLQPLLEQETFSLGGLRSPLPDYPVSDLFSGLNVRFHSISAGAP